A stretch of Pseudomonas sp. 7SR1 DNA encodes these proteins:
- a CDS encoding trimeric intracellular cation channel family protein — translation MLLMLYLIAITAEAMTGALSAGRRGMDWFGVVLIACVTALGGGSVRDVLLGHYPLTWVKHPEYLVLTTAAAMLTVFLARWMRHLRSMFLVLDAVGLVAFTLIGCMTALEMGHGMLVASVSGVITGVFGGILRDIFCNDIPLIFRRELYASVSFAAAWCYLLCVYLQLPSEQAILITLFGGFLLRLLAIRFHWEMPKFVYNDEV, via the coding sequence ATGTTGCTGATGCTTTATCTGATCGCCATCACCGCCGAAGCGATGACCGGCGCCTTGTCCGCCGGACGGCGTGGCATGGACTGGTTCGGCGTGGTGCTGATCGCCTGTGTCACCGCGCTGGGGGGCGGCTCGGTGCGCGATGTGCTGCTCGGTCATTATCCCCTCACCTGGGTCAAGCATCCGGAATACCTGGTGCTGACCACTGCGGCGGCGATGCTGACGGTGTTCCTGGCGCGCTGGATGCGTCACCTGCGTTCGATGTTCCTGGTACTCGACGCCGTGGGCCTGGTGGCGTTTACCCTGATCGGTTGCATGACCGCCCTTGAGATGGGCCATGGCATGCTGGTGGCGTCGGTCAGTGGCGTGATCACCGGGGTGTTCGGCGGCATCCTGCGGGATATATTCTGCAACGATATTCCCCTGATCTTCCGCCGTGAGCTCTATGCCAGCGTGTCGTTTGCCGCGGCGTGGTGTTATCTGCTCTGTGTCTATCTGCAGCTGCCAAGCGAACAGGCAATCCTCATCACGTTGTTCGGTGGTTTCCTGCTACGCCTCCTGGCGATCCGCTTTCACTGGGAAATGCCCAAGTTCGTCTATAACGACGAGGTTTGA
- the orn gene encoding oligoribonuclease: MQNPQNLIWIDLEMTGLNPDTDVIIEMATIVTDSDLNTLAEGPVIAIHHSDEVLAGMDEWNTRQHGGSGLTQRVRDSKISMAEAEAQTIAFLEQWVPRGKSPICGNSICQDRRFLYTHMKSLESYFHYRNLDVSTLKELAARWAPQVRDSFQKGGSHLALDDIRESIAELQHYRKHFIKF; the protein is encoded by the coding sequence ATGCAAAATCCGCAGAACCTGATCTGGATCGACCTGGAAATGACCGGTCTGAACCCCGACACCGACGTCATTATCGAAATGGCCACCATTGTCACCGACAGTGACCTCAACACCCTGGCCGAAGGCCCGGTGATCGCGATCCACCACAGCGATGAAGTCCTCGCCGGCATGGACGAGTGGAACACTCGCCAGCATGGTGGCTCGGGCCTGACTCAACGGGTACGCGACAGCAAGATCAGCATGGCCGAGGCCGAAGCCCAGACCATCGCCTTCCTGGAGCAATGGGTGCCCCGGGGCAAGTCGCCCATCTGCGGCAACAGCATTTGCCAGGATCGACGCTTTCTCTATACCCACATGAAATCCCTGGAAAGCTATTTCCATTACCGCAACCTGGATGTCTCCACCCTCAAGGAACTGGCCGCCCGCTGGGCGCCGCAGGTTCGCGACAGCTTCCAGAAGGGCGGCAGCCACCTGGCGCTGGACGATATCCGCGAATCCATCGCCGAGCTGCAGCACTACCGCAAGCATTTCATCAAGTTCTGA
- the rsgA gene encoding small ribosomal subunit biogenesis GTPase RsgA has protein sequence MAKRQLNRRQNWRIEKIQGERAARAAKRESSAVQALEGGDLGPEQTGLVIAHFGVQVEVEACEGELAGQVFRCHLRANLPALVTGDRVVWRAGNQGIGVIVAQLPRHTELCRPDSRGQLKPVAANVDMIVIVFAPLPEPHANLIDRYLVAAEHAGIRPLLLLNKFDLIDEHNAPALNALLSVYRQLGYPVLEVSAHHGNGMEQLQQQLDGRISVFVGQSGVGKSSLVNSLLPEVDTRVGPLSELSGQGTHTTTTARLFHFPGGGELIDSPGIREFGLGHVSRADVEAGFIEFNDLIGTCRFRDCKHDREPGCALLKALEEGRVHQQRMNSYRSIIASLPENSY, from the coding sequence ATGGCCAAACGCCAACTCAATCGCCGCCAGAACTGGCGTATCGAAAAGATCCAGGGCGAGCGCGCCGCCCGCGCCGCCAAACGCGAATCCAGTGCGGTGCAAGCCCTGGAGGGTGGTGACCTGGGTCCCGAACAGACCGGCCTGGTGATCGCCCACTTCGGCGTGCAGGTCGAGGTCGAAGCCTGTGAAGGCGAGCTGGCTGGCCAGGTCTTCCGCTGCCATCTGCGGGCCAACCTGCCGGCGCTGGTCACTGGCGACCGAGTGGTGTGGCGCGCCGGCAACCAGGGTATCGGCGTGATTGTCGCGCAATTGCCACGTCACACCGAGCTGTGCCGTCCGGACAGCCGGGGCCAGCTCAAGCCGGTGGCGGCGAACGTCGACATGATCGTCATTGTGTTCGCCCCGCTGCCAGAACCTCACGCCAACCTCATCGACCGTTACCTGGTCGCGGCCGAACATGCGGGTATCCGCCCGCTGTTGCTGCTCAACAAATTCGACCTGATCGACGAGCATAACGCCCCGGCGCTGAACGCCTTGCTGTCGGTCTATCGGCAATTGGGTTATCCGGTACTGGAAGTCTCCGCCCATCACGGCAACGGCATGGAGCAATTGCAACAGCAACTGGACGGGCGCATCAGCGTGTTCGTCGGACAGTCGGGTGTCGGCAAGTCGTCATTGGTCAACAGCCTGCTGCCGGAGGTCGACACCCGTGTCGGGCCTTTGTCCGAGCTGTCCGGCCAGGGCACCCACACCACCACCACCGCCCGGCTGTTCCATTTCCCTGGCGGCGGTGAGCTGATCGACTCCCCGGGCATTCGCGAGTTCGGCCTGGGTCATGTCAGCCGGGCCGATGTGGAAGCCGGGTTCATCGAGTTCAACGACCTGATCGGCACGTGCCGCTTCCGCGACTGCAAGCATGACCGCGAACCCGGTTGCGCCCTGCTCAAGGCACTGGAAGAAGGCCGTGTGCACCAGCAACGGATGAACAGCTACCGCTCGATCATCGCCAGCCTGCCGGAAAACAGCTACTGA
- the motB gene encoding flagellar motor protein MotB produces the protein MENNQPIIVKRVKRIAGGHHGGAWKIAFADFATAMMAFFLVLWLLSTATPEQKIAIAGYFKDPVGFSESGTPYIIDLGGSPVLAPENTLNPEVKSQPQPDKATVDANEAEGMAEQVERERLELLLQELQNKVEENPELQKFKDQILFEITPNGLRIQIMDAENRPMFDSGSARLKPYFEDILLAMADTIKAVPNKISISGHTDAKPYIGKGDFGNWELSANRANAARRALVAGSYPDEQVARVVGYASSALFDRKDPFNPVNRRIDIVVLTKKAQKAIEGSQTDDPAPDPAQDQGTPAETPATPSGAAADPNALPPDQQPVPAHELRERLNLFDEVAPKPAETPGQ, from the coding sequence ATGGAAAATAATCAGCCGATTATCGTAAAGCGCGTCAAGCGCATTGCCGGCGGGCACCATGGCGGTGCTTGGAAAATCGCCTTTGCCGACTTCGCGACGGCGATGATGGCGTTCTTCCTGGTGCTGTGGCTGCTGTCCACCGCGACCCCGGAGCAGAAGATCGCCATCGCCGGTTACTTCAAGGATCCGGTCGGTTTTTCCGAAAGCGGCACGCCCTACATCATCGACCTGGGCGGTTCTCCGGTCCTTGCGCCGGAAAATACCCTCAACCCCGAGGTCAAATCCCAGCCTCAGCCCGACAAGGCAACGGTCGATGCCAATGAGGCCGAAGGCATGGCCGAGCAGGTCGAGCGCGAACGCCTGGAGTTGCTCCTGCAGGAATTGCAGAACAAGGTCGAAGAGAACCCGGAGCTGCAGAAGTTCAAGGACCAGATCCTGTTCGAAATCACCCCGAACGGCTTGCGCATCCAGATCATGGATGCCGAGAACCGGCCGATGTTCGACTCCGGCAGCGCGCGGCTCAAGCCCTATTTCGAAGACATCCTGCTGGCCATGGCCGACACCATCAAGGCGGTGCCGAACAAGATCAGCATCAGCGGTCATACCGATGCCAAGCCCTACATCGGCAAGGGTGACTTCGGTAACTGGGAGCTCTCCGCCAACCGCGCCAACGCGGCACGGCGTGCCCTGGTGGCCGGCAGCTACCCGGACGAGCAGGTGGCGCGGGTGGTCGGTTACGCCTCGTCGGCGCTGTTCGACCGCAAGGACCCGTTCAACCCGGTCAACCGACGCATCGACATCGTCGTGTTGACCAAGAAGGCGCAGAAAGCCATCGAGGGTTCGCAGACCGATGACCCTGCGCCAGATCCAGCTCAGGATCAGGGCACGCCCGCAGAGACACCGGCGACGCCGTCGGGCGCCGCGGCTGACCCGAATGCCTTGCCACCGGATCAGCAGCCGGTGCCCGCCCATGAGTTGCGCGAGCGCTTGAACCTGTTCGACGAGGTCGCGCCCAAGCCTGCCGAAACGCCTGGGCAGTGA